In the Sarcophilus harrisii chromosome 1, mSarHar1.11, whole genome shotgun sequence genome, one interval contains:
- the SNRNP48 gene encoding U11/U12 small nuclear ribonucleoprotein 48 kDa protein isoform X2: protein MGIGEWDSVVSPGGPWEIRAFSRVLVFLLLGSDPQSSRCPLPSWPREIETVVCPYDSNHHMPKSSLVRHMASCRLRKLDYTKEEEAEMYDSAFFYGNAKIPVVHLDKNLQFQILKQARTSSGRDGDVYSQRIYSSVPIEVPQNHKRFICDLTQADRQAIFDYVLEETKKQRSRSQITENDSDLFVDLAAKVNQDDSQKGPKSHLEILAEMRDYKRRRQSYRAKNVHITKKSYTEVIRDVISVHMAELSSHWQEEVEQAEDDAENASNSAKSSGRKEERRSASVDSRQSGESHKDADHSRHRRDRSRSPRKRKRSKEKERERDLRRKRERDEERHHGHKRRK, encoded by the exons ATGGGGATAGGGGAGTGGGACTCGGTTGTTTCGCCCGGTGGGCCCTGGGAAATCCGGGCTTTTAGTCGGGTTTTAGTGTTTCTACTTCTCGGGAGTGACCCTCAAAGCTCGCGCTGCCCCCTTCCGTCCTGGCCTAGGGAG ATCGAAACTGTGGTATGCCCATATGATTCTAATCATCACATGCCAAAGTCATCTTTGGTGAGGCACATGGCATCTTGTAGGCTCAGGAAACTggattatacaaaagaagaagag gCTGAAATGTATGATTCTGCTTTTTTCTATGGGAATGCAAAGATACCTGTAGTTCACCTGG ataaaAATTTACAGTTCCAGATACTTAAACAAGCTAGGACTTCAAGTGGAAGAGATGGTGATGTTTATAGTCAAA GAATTTATTCTTCTGTGCCTATTGAAGTGCCTCAGAATCACAAGCGTTTCATCTGTGATTTGACCCAAGCTGATCGTCAGGCTATCTTTGATTATGTTcttgaagagacaaagaaacagcgATCCAGATCACAGATCACTGAAAATGACAGTGACCTTTTTGTAGATCTGGCTGCTAAAGTCAATCAAG atgATAGTCAGAAGGGTCCAAAATCTCATCTTGAAATTCTGGCAGAAATGAGAGATTATAAAAGACGACGTCAGTCCTATAGAGCAAAGAATGTTCATATTACCAAAAAGTCCTATACTGAG GTGATTAGAGATGTGATCAGTGTGCACATGGCAGAGCTCAGCAGTCATTGGCAGGAGGAAGTGGAACAAGCAGAGGATGATGCTGAAAATGCTTCTAACTCAGCAAAATCTTCAGGAAG aaaggaggaaagaaggtcAGCTTCGGTAGATTCACGACAGTCTGGGGAAAGCCATAAAGATGCCGACCACTCAAGACACAGAAGAGATAGAAGTCGGAGCCCACGGAAACgaaaaagaagtaaggagaaggagagagagagggacttacggagaaagagagagag ggaTGAAGAAAGGCATCATGgccataaaagaagaaaatag
- the SNRNP48 gene encoding U11/U12 small nuclear ribonucleoprotein 48 kDa protein isoform X1, which produces MEAAPPLDDRQHLQQELSDFVETCYKTLEEVTASLGWSLAELDPGERDCEELEQIETVVCPYDSNHHMPKSSLVRHMASCRLRKLDYTKEEEAEMYDSAFFYGNAKIPVVHLDKNLQFQILKQARTSSGRDGDVYSQRIYSSVPIEVPQNHKRFICDLTQADRQAIFDYVLEETKKQRSRSQITENDSDLFVDLAAKVNQDDSQKGPKSHLEILAEMRDYKRRRQSYRAKNVHITKKSYTEVIRDVISVHMAELSSHWQEEVEQAEDDAENASNSAKSSGRKEERRSASVDSRQSGESHKDADHSRHRRDRSRSPRKRKRSKEKERERDLRRKRERDEERHHGHKRRK; this is translated from the exons ATGGAGGCTGCCCCGCCGCTGGATGACCGGCAGCACCTCCAGCAGGAGCTGAGCGACTTTGTGGAGACCTGCTACAAGACGCTGGAGGAAGTGACGGCTTCTCTCGGTTGGAGTCTCGCCGAGCTGGATCCCGGGGAACGAGACTGCGAGGAATTGGAGCAG ATCGAAACTGTGGTATGCCCATATGATTCTAATCATCACATGCCAAAGTCATCTTTGGTGAGGCACATGGCATCTTGTAGGCTCAGGAAACTggattatacaaaagaagaagag gCTGAAATGTATGATTCTGCTTTTTTCTATGGGAATGCAAAGATACCTGTAGTTCACCTGG ataaaAATTTACAGTTCCAGATACTTAAACAAGCTAGGACTTCAAGTGGAAGAGATGGTGATGTTTATAGTCAAA GAATTTATTCTTCTGTGCCTATTGAAGTGCCTCAGAATCACAAGCGTTTCATCTGTGATTTGACCCAAGCTGATCGTCAGGCTATCTTTGATTATGTTcttgaagagacaaagaaacagcgATCCAGATCACAGATCACTGAAAATGACAGTGACCTTTTTGTAGATCTGGCTGCTAAAGTCAATCAAG atgATAGTCAGAAGGGTCCAAAATCTCATCTTGAAATTCTGGCAGAAATGAGAGATTATAAAAGACGACGTCAGTCCTATAGAGCAAAGAATGTTCATATTACCAAAAAGTCCTATACTGAG GTGATTAGAGATGTGATCAGTGTGCACATGGCAGAGCTCAGCAGTCATTGGCAGGAGGAAGTGGAACAAGCAGAGGATGATGCTGAAAATGCTTCTAACTCAGCAAAATCTTCAGGAAG aaaggaggaaagaaggtcAGCTTCGGTAGATTCACGACAGTCTGGGGAAAGCCATAAAGATGCCGACCACTCAAGACACAGAAGAGATAGAAGTCGGAGCCCACGGAAACgaaaaagaagtaaggagaaggagagagagagggacttacggagaaagagagagag ggaTGAAGAAAGGCATCATGgccataaaagaagaaaatag